GCGACACGCTCGAGGCCATTGCGGGGGAGAAGGCTGCGGTCATTAAGCCCGGACGCCTGGTTGTACTGGGCGAGGGCACGCACGAGGCGAGCGTTCAGCGCGTGATGGATGCGCGTTGTCGCGAGTGCGGCATCGTGCCGCTGGTGGTGAACCATGCCACGACCAAGGTGCCGGCACATGTGGGCGACACGGTGGAGTTCAGCTGCACTACGCCGCGTGCGATCTATACGTCGAGTATGGTTAAGCCTGCGTATCAGCCGCAGAATGCTGCGTGCGCGATTATGCTGTGCGAGGGGTATCTGGGCCGCGAGCTCGATCATGACAAGCTCGATGCGTCGCTTATGGGCTGCCCTACGCCGGGTCGCTTTGATGTGCTGGGAACTGATCCGCTCAAGCTGATCGACGCCTGCCATAACCCTCAGAGCTGCGAGAACTTTGTGAGCGCGCTGAACGAGATTGATCCGTGCGTAGAGAATCGCCCCACGCTGCTGTGTGCCGCGCTGGCCGATAAGGACGTGGCGGGTATCGTCGACGTATTGATCCCTGCCTTTCCGCGCGTAGTCGTGACCCAGACCGATTCCGATCGCGCCCTGCCGGCAGAGGAGCTCGCCGCCTTGGTGGACGCTGACAAGCTGGCGGGCGTGTACCCCAGCGTGTCCGAGGCCCTCGCGGCCCTCGATGCCGCCGGCGAGCCTTTCGTAGCCGCCGGCACCATTACCTTAGCCGGCGAAGTAGCCGGCCTGCTGCGCTAACCCATCCCCTCATCAGTTGCGGTGAAATACGGACTGTTTTACAAGTCAGAAGCCTCAAACAGTCCGTATATCACCGCAACTCAAAAGCAGTCAATTTGGGACGGGGCTTTGATTAGCCTACAAGTGGATAGCCAAAATAGCCCCATCCCAAATTAGCTGCCCTTGGGTGCCCGTTTACGTAATCTTTTATGCCGCTTAACCTGTAGCATATTGCAAACCTCCATCTGAGAAGGATACGCTCAACTTAACTTGCCAATCGGACCAGTGCTGTTTGGTCCGTTGAGCGTGTCGGGAGGAAACATGAACAGAAGGCATGTCAACGCGGCCATTACCGCGGGTTTGGCTCTGACGATGACGGTCGGCTCGGTGCCGCCGCAGGCGTTCGCCGAAATGATGCAGGGTGATACTACCCAAGTCGTTGCCGAGCAAAGCGATGCGACGGGTGCGGCTGCCACGTCTGCGGACACCGGTCAGGCAACCTCGCAAGACCAGAGTGAAGACAAGATCGCCTCTTTTGCCAGCCTGAACGAGCTACATGTTGCCGAGGGATCCGACGCCACGCTGCCCCAAACTGTAACGGCAACCTACGAGAGCGGTACCACCAAGCAGGAAAACGTCATCTGGAAGCTGAACGGCGCCGATGCTCCGGCAACCTTGGCGCAGCTGCCTGCCGGCTCGTATGAGTTTGAGGGTACCGTCGACGACATCACGCAGACGGTCAAGCAGCGCGTGGTTGTCGAAGCTGCTACGGCGGACCCGGCAGTGGTAGATCCGGCGGCAGTAAACGCCCCTGATGTCACAGAGACGAGCAACGAAAGTGGCATTACGGTCGAGTCGATCGACGCCAACCCGATTCTGGAAAAATATGTCGGTGCCGATTACTACGGCCAGATCCAATCTTCGAGCGTTAAGGTAAAGCTGTCGGATGGCACCGAGACCTCGGCGTATGTTAATTGGGACGAAAAGTCGCAGACGGCATTTGATACAGCGACAGAAGAATCCGAAGTCCCCATCACCGGACAGATTACCGGCGTAAGCGTGAATAGCAATTGGATCACGCTCGCGGAGCCGTACGAAGTGAGCGGCGTGCTTAAGGTATACGTTCCTCGCTCAACCAGCAATGGCTCATGGATATGGACCGCGGCAGGTATTGCTCCCGCGGTTCCGTCTAGCATGTCGGTCGATTATTCAAATGGACAATCTTATACGTGCCCGGTTGAGTGGAATGAAATCTCGGCAGACCAGTACCAAAAAGAAGGAACCTTTGTTGTCGAGGGACATTTGAAGAACTATCCTTCCATGCTTGCGCACTGCACGGTCACAGTCCGCGCGGTTAAGAGTGTCCAGACCGAGTTGACGTGTACGACCCTAACCGGCGAGGCCCCGTCTCTGCCGTATTCTGCAGCGGTAACCTTCGATAACGGAGCCACCGAGCAGATTCCGGTGTCTTGGGATTCTTTCGACGCGTCGCTTTACTCTAAGGTGGGCTCGTTTACGGTTAAAGGTAAACTAAACGGTTTTGATTACCGTGAGGTTACCTGCACCGTTACCGTCAAAGATCCTAAGGACGTACTCGATCTTAATTCTTTGAGGTTCGAGCGTGTGGTCGGCGACATTTCTCCTCTTAGCACGTATGTCTATTTCCCGGTTACGCAGTCAAATAACACTACATACACCCAAGGTTATCAGGTTACCTGGGACAACGCCGACGTGTCTCAATTCCAAAAGGCAGGCACCTATACGGTCACGGGCACGCTTGTGACATATAACGAATCTTCAGCCGCTAATGGCCTAAAGGTAACTGCTCAGGTCGAGGTCAAAGAAGTTGCCTCTATCGACGCTCTTGCTCCCGTTAATACGCCCGTCGGCGTACGTCCTACAACGGGCGGCGGTCTTCCCTACAGCGTTGAGGTTGCATTCGCCGACGGTACAAAGAAGCAGTGCAACATTGCGTGGGACCCTATTTTGGACACGCAGGTGGCAAGTGAGGGGTCGTTTAAGCTTTCCGGTTCGCTGTCGTATTGGACCAATACCTCATCTTCATCGTCTACTCAGGTGGAGCTGGGTGACAGCAATCGAGTCACGGCGACCATCTCCGTCCGCGCCCTGCAGATGCCTTCCTCGACATCGACAAGCACGCTTATCGGTTGCCAGCCCAATATGCCGGGTTCAATCGAGGCCACGATGTGGAATGGCTCGCGAGGCAATTTCCCCGTTCAGTGGTCGACTATTAGTCAGGACGCCCTAAAGAACCTTGGCCAGATTACGGTTAGCGGATACTTTACCGGCTCTAACATTCCGGCTACGGCGACGGTCAATGTGTGCGATCTTGAAGACAGCTACATTGGCAAGATTCCTTATGTTCCCGGCGCAGGTCTCTTGGCTCCGGGTTATGCGACCACGTTGTATTTATCGGACGGCAGCTCCTTCTATCCCAGGTACTCTTCGGGGAATTCTTATAATTGGGATGAATTTCCCCAAGAGCTGTTGGACGGCAAGCCGGGCGAGTACGAAATTACCGGCACCATTGCCGGCTCGCTGGCAAAGATTAGCGCCGTCGCAGTGTGCGACGAGGTCAAGGGCGTCAATAACTATAACGATAGCGGCGTGACGCTTGGACAGTCGTACGAGGACTGGCGTGTTATCTACCCCGGTGAGGAAGTCAATCTGGACTATTTCACCGTTTCTGGCGCGCTGCAGAACGGAACGACCTTTAACGACTTGCACGTTAACTGGGACGCCTACGATAGGTGTCCCCAGAAAGACTGCACGGTTACCGGAACGGTCGCGGGAACGAATATTCCCGTGAAGGTGCACGTCATCGTGACTAAAAACTGGGAGGCTCAGCCTCAGGCCATTACGGTGCTTAAAGGCAGCGACGGTACCGCCATGCTTCCCAGCTATGTCGATCTCGTCAGTCCCGATGCGGCAGAACATCCGGACTATTCGAACAAATACGCCGAGGCCAAGTGGAACACGAAGGGCTTCGATTGGACCCAGGGCGGCGTGGTCCGCGGCACTGCAACAATGAGCTATAGCACGGGATACGGCATGCAGGCGGTCGACGTTCCGATTACTGCCACCGTTAAGATCGCGAGTAAGGCGACCTCGGTTCAGGGCGGAACCATATGGACCGTCCCCGGCACCAAGCCGATGCTGCCGGAATACCTTGAGGTTCGATACGATAACAATGTATCCTCTGAGCCCCAGCGCGAAAAGGTCACATGGGATCGTGTCGCCGAAGACGCGTATGCCAAGGACGGTTCGTTTAAGGTGAAGGGCAAGCTCCAAGGTGGTGCCGAGGCAACGATCACTGTCGACGTTTGTTCTGTCACCTCTATTGCCGTTCCTGAACGAATTAACACGGTCAGCGGCGTTTTTCCTGAGCTGCCATGGAACGTCACGGTTGCCGCGAGCGACGGTAAAACTCACAATGCCCAGGTACAGTGGGATGACATTCGCCCCTCGGTTTATACCGGAGAGCCGGGTCAGGTCACGACAGTGTCTGGCGCGCTGTTTGCAAGCGGCCTTACTGGATACGTCGACGGCACCAACACCGGCCTCACTGTTCAGACCAAGATCGTTATCCAAGGCGTTGAGAAGGCAATCGACAACGGCGAGACCGCGGTGACTACCAAGGCCGGCACTGCGCCTGCTATGCCGTCCAAGATGGCGGTCGAGATGAGCGACGGCTCCGTTTCGACGGCGGCTATTGATTGGGATCCAATCGCGCCCGAGAAGTACGAGCAGCCCGGCACATTCTATGCGACGGGTCATGTGATTGGCTTTGATGCCGCTGCCGTTATGGCGCTGCTGGACGACGACGGACAAAAGGTCGGCGTGGATGAGAACGGCAACGTGACCGCCAAGGTGACGGTTGCCGACAAGAAGGCAAAGAAGGTTGCGCTGCAGCCCGAGGCCGTCGTGGTCAACACTACGGTCGGTTCGATGCTGGAGCTGCCAGATGCCGTGTCCGTATATTTCTCGGATGGCTCAGCGCGGGATACTCGGGGCGGTTTAGGCGGCATCGAAATCGAAAAGTGGACTGACACCGACGGCCTCGATCTTTCCAAGCCGCTCGCCAAGAAGGGCACATACAAACTCGTCGGTAAGCTTAAGGATGTCGACAACGTTAACGCCATCGTGTACGTCAACGTCTCCGAGGCGCCGCGAACCATCACCAAGCTCGAGGCCAAGTCGTTTAGCGTTGCCAAGGGCACGTCCAAACAGGACCTGTATGCCCAGATGCCTAAGCAGGTCGTGGCGACTTACTCCGACGGTTCGACCGATCTGCTCGACATTGACGTGTGGAATCTTTCCAACGTCACGGATAAGCTGCTCAACGGAACCGGCACCGTGGAGATCACGGGCACGGTTAAGCTCAACGGCGCCAAGGTGACCTGCAACGTGACCGTGGTGGATCAGGATGCCCAGACGCCCGACTACGTCGAGCCGATCGATGCTATTGAGATTGCTGACAATGCCAAGGTCAGCGACCTTATGGATAAGCTGCCGTCCAAGGTGACGGTGGTCATGAAGGACGGCAAGACCAAGAACGAGACGCCCGTTAAGTGGTCTCAGGTCGACAGCCTGGGCCGTGCCGGCACCGAGTTTGAGGTCACGGGTCTGACGGACAACGGCATGACCGTAAAGGTTCAGGTCAAGGTGACGGCGCATATCGTGAGCTTTGATACCGTTGACGAGATTGAGGTCGAGCGCGATACCAAGGCGGATGAGGCTAAGGCCAAGCTGCCCACCACGGTCACGGCGATTTACTCTGACGGTACCGATTCCGAAGCCGACGTAACGTGGGATACCAAGGGCCTCTCCGACAAGGACTTTGCCAAGGAAGGTAAAGTTACGGTTAAGGGCACTGTTGCCGGCACGGATCAGAAGGCGGAGTGCACCATCAAGGTCGTCAAGCCATTGCGCGAGATTCCTGATCACCTGGCCGGCACGGTTGACGCTGTGACGCTCGACGACGGGGCGAAGCCCGATGCCGTTGTGGCCGCACTGTCCAAGACCGTGAAGGTTGCCATGAAGGACGGCTCCGAGGTCGATTCGAAGATCGACTGGATTGCTCCTAAGGAGGCTCTCACCATTAAGAATGACGGCGCGAGCGTTGTCATTACGGGTAAAACCGCGGTTGGCAGCTTTGAGGTCAAGGCTACGGTCAACCTGGTGCCGGTCGTCGAGAGCATCGCTGGCGTCAAGCTTTCGGTTGCCCGCAACACGGCTGCTGCTGACATCGTGCTGCCTGCCCAGGTGACCCTCAACATGTCCGACGGCTCGACGAAGACTGCCGCCGTTACGTGGGATAAGACTCCGCTTACGGCAGATGCCTTGGGCAAGCTGGGCGATGTTGCACTTGAGGGCAAAGTAGAGGGCACTTCGGTTAAGGCCAAGTGCACGGTCACGGTCGTGAAGAGCAATGCCGAGAT
The DNA window shown above is from Collinsella aerofaciens and carries:
- a CDS encoding Ig-like domain-containing protein, with product MNRRHVNAAITAGLALTMTVGSVPPQAFAEMMQGDTTQVVAEQSDATGAAATSADTGQATSQDQSEDKIASFASLNELHVAEGSDATLPQTVTATYESGTTKQENVIWKLNGADAPATLAQLPAGSYEFEGTVDDITQTVKQRVVVEAATADPAVVDPAAVNAPDVTETSNESGITVESIDANPILEKYVGADYYGQIQSSSVKVKLSDGTETSAYVNWDEKSQTAFDTATEESEVPITGQITGVSVNSNWITLAEPYEVSGVLKVYVPRSTSNGSWIWTAAGIAPAVPSSMSVDYSNGQSYTCPVEWNEISADQYQKEGTFVVEGHLKNYPSMLAHCTVTVRAVKSVQTELTCTTLTGEAPSLPYSAAVTFDNGATEQIPVSWDSFDASLYSKVGSFTVKGKLNGFDYREVTCTVTVKDPKDVLDLNSLRFERVVGDISPLSTYVYFPVTQSNNTTYTQGYQVTWDNADVSQFQKAGTYTVTGTLVTYNESSAANGLKVTAQVEVKEVASIDALAPVNTPVGVRPTTGGGLPYSVEVAFADGTKKQCNIAWDPILDTQVASEGSFKLSGSLSYWTNTSSSSSTQVELGDSNRVTATISVRALQMPSSTSTSTLIGCQPNMPGSIEATMWNGSRGNFPVQWSTISQDALKNLGQITVSGYFTGSNIPATATVNVCDLEDSYIGKIPYVPGAGLLAPGYATTLYLSDGSSFYPRYSSGNSYNWDEFPQELLDGKPGEYEITGTIAGSLAKISAVAVCDEVKGVNNYNDSGVTLGQSYEDWRVIYPGEEVNLDYFTVSGALQNGTTFNDLHVNWDAYDRCPQKDCTVTGTVAGTNIPVKVHVIVTKNWEAQPQAITVLKGSDGTAMLPSYVDLVSPDAAEHPDYSNKYAEAKWNTKGFDWTQGGVVRGTATMSYSTGYGMQAVDVPITATVKIASKATSVQGGTIWTVPGTKPMLPEYLEVRYDNNVSSEPQREKVTWDRVAEDAYAKDGSFKVKGKLQGGAEATITVDVCSVTSIAVPERINTVSGVFPELPWNVTVAASDGKTHNAQVQWDDIRPSVYTGEPGQVTTVSGALFASGLTGYVDGTNTGLTVQTKIVIQGVEKAIDNGETAVTTKAGTAPAMPSKMAVEMSDGSVSTAAIDWDPIAPEKYEQPGTFYATGHVIGFDAAAVMALLDDDGQKVGVDENGNVTAKVTVADKKAKKVALQPEAVVVNTTVGSMLELPDAVSVYFSDGSARDTRGGLGGIEIEKWTDTDGLDLSKPLAKKGTYKLVGKLKDVDNVNAIVYVNVSEAPRTITKLEAKSFSVAKGTSKQDLYAQMPKQVVATYSDGSTDLLDIDVWNLSNVTDKLLNGTGTVEITGTVKLNGAKVTCNVTVVDQDAQTPDYVEPIDAIEIADNAKVSDLMDKLPSKVTVVMKDGKTKNETPVKWSQVDSLGRAGTEFEVTGLTDNGMTVKVQVKVTAHIVSFDTVDEIEVERDTKADEAKAKLPTTVTAIYSDGTDSEADVTWDTKGLSDKDFAKEGKVTVKGTVAGTDQKAECTIKVVKPLREIPDHLAGTVDAVTLDDGAKPDAVVAALSKTVKVAMKDGSEVDSKIDWIAPKEALTIKNDGASVVITGKTAVGSFEVKATVNLVPVVESIAGVKLSVARNTAAADIVLPAQVTLNMSDGSTKTAAVTWDKTPLTADALGKLGDVALEGKVEGTSVKAKCTVTVVKSNAEIPASVEPLAGVNVPEGSSADAVREALKGVKATVLMKDGKTTAESEITWTEVPAAADAYGNSVVAKGVTVNGNLPVEVIVTSMTTINKVAEVPQITVERDAKADTVTGQLPKKVTVTYSDGHTDEAAVTWNTDGLDKQLAAVGEYTIEGSVEGTTLKATCKLVVETPASEIPVRPATFAPVEVFEASSAADVLKALPKKVSVMMKDGSQEDYNVDWENVPALDWGADDVTVDGKVRGTELTVSCRVRVKPRPAASGLVIVDQNGKATTAETVLKVERGKEIDLAAAASNAADGALLRGTVTWTSSDPTIATVENGKVKALKNGTVVITATMPVDGDAAAIATLAEDGAAETPAPQQLTASVTVEVVEPVVVQEPTGGKDNGAKPDAKDPSGKKNGKKAAKGSLAETGDNTAVTVAALGGTGLLALIAAAIEKLRHRTE
- a CDS encoding bifunctional folylpolyglutamate synthase/dihydrofolate synthase is translated as MPKRSGSYSVPFSFELLSFGEAVGLAADTGRISGDAGPLLETVVDMLDELGRPDEYFDCIQVAGTNGKTSTTRFSAAILRGEGLKTALYTSPQLVRYPERMEVDGRVVSDEAFARGVSAAVEAGHRVNARRVAAGERAYTITPFDLLTAAALVVFAEAAVDVAVLEVGMGGRWDATSATDPVAVAITGIGLDHTRILGDTLEAIAGEKAAVIKPGRLVVLGEGTHEASVQRVMDARCRECGIVPLVVNHATTKVPAHVGDTVEFSCTTPRAIYTSSMVKPAYQPQNAACAIMLCEGYLGRELDHDKLDASLMGCPTPGRFDVLGTDPLKLIDACHNPQSCENFVSALNEIDPCVENRPTLLCAALADKDVAGIVDVLIPAFPRVVVTQTDSDRALPAEELAALVDADKLAGVYPSVSEALAALDAAGEPFVAAGTITLAGEVAGLLR